The DNA window TTCAACCGTGATCCCGGTTCCATCCGAAACATAGAAGACCGGCCGGACACTCGACATCGTTTTCATCCTTTTGGGGTGACACTGACAAGACCAATATCGCACCATTGCTTGTGAAGCGCGATATGGCCCTGCATCATAAGTACAACCTCCCCCCTCTTTGCGGACGGCGATCGACGGCCTCCGCGAGCGAAAAAACCCACGTCCTTCAAGGAGCACAGCGCTTGAACCAGAACATCCTGTGGCTGCATGAGCTTGGCCTGTCCGACCTTGCCCGCGTCGGCGGCAAGAATTCCTCCCTTGGCGAGATGATCGGCAATCTGGCCCAGCTCGGCGTCTCGGTGCCCGGCGGCTACGCGACCACGGCGGAGGCCTTTAAGGACTTCATCGCCCACAATGATCTGTCCAAGCGCATCTTCGACAAGCTTGCGACCCTGGACGTGGACAACGTGGCGGCACTGACCGCAGCCGGCAAGGAAATCCGTGGCTGGGTCATCGACGCGCCGCTGCAGCCGTCGCTGGACCAGGACATCCGCTCGGCCTACGCCAAGCTGTGCGAGGAGAACGGCGGAGGCGAGGTCGCCGTGGCCGTGCGCTCCTCGGCCACCGCCGAGGACCTGCCCGACGCGTCCTTCGCCGGGCAGCAGGAGACCTTCCTCAACGTGACCGGTGCCGACGATGTCGTGCTGAAGGTCAAGGAAGTCTTCGCCTCGCTCTATAACGATCGCGCCATCGCCTATCGCGTGCATCACGGCTTCAAGCACGAGGACGTGTTCCTGTCCTCGGGCGTGCAGCTGATGGTCCGCTCGGATGTGGGCGCCTCCGGCGTGCTGTTCACCCTGGACACCGAATCGGGCTTCCGCGACGTGGTGTTCGTGACCTCCTCCTTCGGCCTGGGCGAGATGGTCGTGCAGGGCGCGGTCAACCCCGACGAGTTCTACGTCTACAAGCCCACGCTGCGGGCCGGCAAGCCGGCAATCCTGCGCCGCTCGCTGGGCAGCAAGCAGCTGCGCATGGTGTATTCGGACGTGCCGGGCGAGCGGGTCAGGACCGAGGACACCCCGGCCGAGCTGCGCAACACCTTCTCGATCAGCGACGAGGACGTGCAGGAGCTGTCCAAGCAGGCGCTCATCATCGAAAAGCATTACGGCCGCCCGATGGACATCGAGTGGGCCAAGGACGGAGTCAGCGGCAAGCTGTTCATCGTCCAGGCACGGCCCGAGACGGTGAAGTCGCGCAGCCACGCCACCCAGATCGAGCGCTTCGCCCTGTCGGCCACCGGTGCCAAGGTCCTGGCCGAGGGCCGCGCGGTGGGTGCCAAGATCGGCGCCGGTGTCGCGCGCGTAGTGCGCTCGCTGGAGGACATGGACCGCGTGCAGCCCGGCGATGTGCTGTTCGCCGACATGACCGACCCGGATTGGGAGCCGGTGATGAAGCGCGCCAGCGCCATCGTCACCAATCGCGGCGGCCGCACCTGCCATGCCGCGATCATCGCGCGTGAGCTCGGCGTGCCGGCCGTGGTCGGTTCGGGCAACGCCACCGAACTGGTCAAGGACGGCCAGGAAGTCACGGTCAGCTGCGCCGAAGGCGATACCGGCTTTATCTACGATGGCATCCTGGAGTTCGAGCGCACCACCACGGATCTGGGCAACATGCCGCCGGCGCCGCTGAAGATCATGATGAACGTGGCCAACCCCGAGCGCGCGTTCGACTTCGGCCAGTTGCCCAATGCCGGCATCGGCCTGGCGCGCTTGGAAATGATCATCGCCAGCCACATCGGCATCCACCCCAAGGCGCTGCTGGAGTACGACCAGCAGGATGCGTCGACCAAGAAGAAGATCGACGCCAAGATTGCCGGCTACGGCAAGCCGGTGGACTTCTACATCAACCGCCTGGCCGAGGGCATCGCCACGCTGACCGCCTCGGTCGCGCCCAACCCGGTGATCGTGCGCCTGTCGGACTTCAAGTCCAACGAGTACGCCAACCTGATCGGCGGCACGCGCTACGAGCCGGAAGAAGAGAACCCGATGATCGG is part of the Pseudoxanthomonas sp. JBR18 genome and encodes:
- the ppsA gene encoding phosphoenolpyruvate synthase; this translates as MNQNILWLHELGLSDLARVGGKNSSLGEMIGNLAQLGVSVPGGYATTAEAFKDFIAHNDLSKRIFDKLATLDVDNVAALTAAGKEIRGWVIDAPLQPSLDQDIRSAYAKLCEENGGGEVAVAVRSSATAEDLPDASFAGQQETFLNVTGADDVVLKVKEVFASLYNDRAIAYRVHHGFKHEDVFLSSGVQLMVRSDVGASGVLFTLDTESGFRDVVFVTSSFGLGEMVVQGAVNPDEFYVYKPTLRAGKPAILRRSLGSKQLRMVYSDVPGERVRTEDTPAELRNTFSISDEDVQELSKQALIIEKHYGRPMDIEWAKDGVSGKLFIVQARPETVKSRSHATQIERFALSATGAKVLAEGRAVGAKIGAGVARVVRSLEDMDRVQPGDVLFADMTDPDWEPVMKRASAIVTNRGGRTCHAAIIARELGVPAVVGSGNATELVKDGQEVTVSCAEGDTGFIYDGILEFERTTTDLGNMPPAPLKIMMNVANPERAFDFGQLPNAGIGLARLEMIIASHIGIHPKALLEYDQQDASTKKKIDAKIAGYGKPVDFYINRLAEGIATLTASVAPNPVIVRLSDFKSNEYANLIGGTRYEPEEENPMIGFRGASRYVDPSFTDAFALECKAVLKVRNEMGLENLWVMIPFVRTLEEGRKVVEVLEANGLKQGENGLKIIMMCELPSNALLADEFLEIFDGFSIGSNDLTQLTLGLDRDSSIVAHLFDERNPAVKKLLSMAIKAARAKGKYVGICGQGPSDHPDLAEWLMQEGIESVSLNPDTVVDTWLALAKTKAA